From Solwaraspora sp. WMMD1047, the proteins below share one genomic window:
- a CDS encoding argininosuccinate synthase, whose translation MTERVVLAYSGGLDTSVAIPYLAEQTGAEVIAVAIDVGQGGEDLAAIRQRALDCGAAESEVVDAREEFAADYCLPAVRANALYMDRYPLVSALSRPLIVKHLVTAAKKYKGTIVSHGCTGKGNDQVRFEAGLAALAPELKVVAPARDFAWTRDKAIAYAEEKGLPIDVTAKSPYSIDQNLWGRAVETGFLEDIWNPPIEALYSYTANPAEPRDPDEVVITFAGGVPVAIDGETVTPYQAIVELNRRAGAQGVGRLDMVEDRLVGIKSREVYEAPGAIALITAHQELENVTVERDVARFKKGVDQRWGELVYDGLWFSPLKGSLEAFIDDTQRHVSGEVRLTLHGGRAVVTGRRSEASLYDFGLATYDTGDTFDQSQAKGFVQLWSLPSKMAAARDARLSGPRQ comes from the coding sequence ATGACCGAGCGCGTCGTCCTGGCGTACTCCGGAGGGCTGGACACCTCCGTGGCCATCCCGTACCTGGCCGAGCAGACCGGCGCCGAGGTGATCGCCGTGGCGATCGACGTCGGGCAGGGCGGCGAGGACCTGGCGGCGATCCGGCAGCGGGCGCTGGACTGCGGCGCGGCGGAGTCGGAGGTGGTCGACGCCCGGGAGGAGTTCGCCGCCGACTACTGCCTGCCGGCGGTGCGGGCCAACGCCCTCTACATGGACCGCTACCCGCTGGTGTCGGCGCTGTCCCGGCCGCTGATCGTCAAGCACCTGGTGACGGCGGCGAAGAAGTACAAGGGCACGATCGTGTCGCACGGCTGCACCGGCAAGGGCAACGACCAGGTCCGGTTCGAGGCCGGGCTGGCCGCGCTCGCGCCTGAGCTGAAGGTGGTGGCGCCGGCCCGCGACTTCGCCTGGACCCGGGACAAGGCGATCGCGTACGCGGAGGAGAAGGGCCTGCCGATCGACGTGACGGCGAAGTCGCCGTACTCGATCGACCAGAACCTGTGGGGCCGCGCGGTGGAGACCGGCTTCCTGGAGGACATCTGGAACCCGCCGATCGAGGCGCTGTACTCCTACACCGCGAACCCGGCCGAGCCGCGCGACCCCGACGAGGTCGTGATCACCTTCGCCGGCGGCGTACCGGTGGCGATCGACGGCGAGACGGTCACCCCGTACCAGGCGATCGTGGAGCTGAACCGGCGCGCGGGCGCCCAGGGGGTCGGCCGGCTCGACATGGTCGAGGACCGGCTGGTCGGCATCAAGAGCCGCGAGGTGTACGAGGCACCCGGCGCGATCGCCCTGATCACCGCCCACCAGGAGCTGGAGAACGTCACCGTCGAGCGGGACGTGGCCCGGTTCAAGAAGGGCGTCGACCAGCGCTGGGGCGAGCTGGTCTACGACGGCCTGTGGTTCTCGCCGCTGAAGGGTTCGCTGGAGGCGTTCATCGACGACACCCAGCGGCACGTCTCCGGCGAGGTGCGGCTGACCCTGCACGGCGGCCGGGCGGTCGTCACCGGCCGGCGCTCCGAGGCCAGCCTCTACGACTTCGGCCTGGCCACCTACGACACCGGCGACACCTTCGACCAGTCCCAGGCGAAGGGGTTCGTGCAGTTGTGGAGCCTGCCCAGCAAGATGGCGGCGGCCCGGGACGCCCGGCTGTCCGGCCCGCGGCAGTGA
- the argF gene encoding ornithine carbamoyltransferase, protein MTRHFLRDDDLSPAEQAAVLDLADRMKADRFGHRPLAGPRSVAVLFDKQSLRTRLSFDVGIAELGGNPIVVDTQATHFGRGESLLDAGRVLSRYVAAIVLRTHGDERIAELAAGAGVPVVNALTDGFHPCQLLADLQTIRERLGGTAGRRLAFVGDAANNMSHSYLLAGATAGMHVRVAGPAGHHPAPAVVERAAAIAADTGGSVRVLRDPAEAADGVDVIATDTWTSMGQEGDGLDRATPFWPYQVNKALVARAATGAIVLHCLPAHRGEEITDEVLDGPHSAVFDQAENRLHAQKALLTWLLARSGGGAPR, encoded by the coding sequence GTGACCCGGCACTTCCTGCGCGACGACGACCTGAGCCCGGCCGAGCAGGCGGCGGTGCTCGACCTCGCGGACCGGATGAAGGCCGACCGGTTCGGGCACCGGCCGCTGGCCGGCCCCCGGTCGGTGGCCGTGCTCTTCGACAAGCAGAGCCTGCGGACCCGGCTCTCCTTCGACGTCGGCATCGCCGAACTCGGCGGCAACCCGATCGTGGTGGACACCCAGGCCACCCACTTCGGCCGGGGCGAGTCGCTGCTCGACGCCGGCCGGGTGCTGTCCCGCTACGTCGCCGCGATCGTGCTGCGTACCCACGGCGACGAACGGATCGCCGAGCTGGCCGCCGGCGCCGGCGTGCCGGTGGTCAACGCGCTCACCGACGGCTTCCACCCCTGCCAGTTGCTGGCCGACCTGCAGACAATCCGGGAACGCCTCGGCGGCACCGCCGGGCGCCGGCTGGCCTTCGTCGGCGACGCCGCCAACAACATGTCGCACTCCTACCTGCTGGCCGGCGCCACCGCCGGCATGCACGTGCGGGTCGCCGGGCCGGCCGGGCACCACCCGGCGCCGGCCGTGGTGGAGCGGGCGGCCGCCATCGCCGCCGACACCGGCGGGTCGGTACGGGTGCTGCGCGACCCGGCCGAGGCGGCCGACGGGGTGGACGTGATCGCCACCGACACCTGGACGTCGATGGGGCAGGAGGGCGACGGGCTGGACCGGGCCACCCCGTTCTGGCCGTACCAGGTCAACAAGGCCCTGGTCGCGCGGGCCGCGACCGGCGCGATCGTGCTGCACTGCCTGCCCGCCCACCGGGGCGAGGAGATCACCGACGAGGTGCTCGACGGCCCGCACAGCGCCGTCTTCGACCAGGCGGAGAACCGGCTGCACGCGCAGAAGGCGCTGCTGACCTGGTTGCTGGCGCGGTCGGGCGGGGGAGCACCGCGGTGA
- the argB gene encoding acetylglutamate kinase, producing MMLTRDLTAAQAKAATLIEALPWLANFHGATVVIKYGGNAMVDPALQRAFAADMVFLRYAGLKPVVVHGGGPQISAMLGRLGIASEFKGGLRVTTPEAMDVVRMVLVGQVGRELVGLINEHGPFAVGLSGEDARLFTAVRRPAYVDGAPVDIGLVGDVDAVNPSAVADIIAAGRIPVISTVAPDVDGVLHNLNSDTAAAALAVALRARKLVVLTDVPGLYADWPDTSSLISEIGTDRLAALLPRLESGMVPKMEACLRAVRGGVPAAHVVDGRVAHSTLLEVFTSEGFGTMVVPERVAPGSPNGDSSASDSTASDGTEEGAA from the coding sequence ATGATGCTGACCCGGGACCTGACCGCCGCCCAGGCCAAGGCGGCCACCCTGATCGAGGCGCTGCCCTGGCTGGCGAACTTCCACGGCGCCACCGTCGTGATCAAGTACGGCGGCAACGCGATGGTCGACCCCGCGCTGCAGCGGGCCTTCGCCGCCGACATGGTCTTCCTGCGCTACGCCGGCCTCAAGCCGGTGGTGGTGCACGGCGGCGGGCCGCAGATCTCGGCCATGCTCGGCCGGCTCGGCATCGCCAGCGAGTTCAAGGGCGGGCTGCGGGTCACCACCCCGGAGGCGATGGACGTCGTCCGGATGGTGCTGGTCGGCCAGGTCGGTCGGGAACTGGTCGGCCTGATCAACGAGCACGGGCCGTTCGCCGTCGGGCTCTCCGGCGAGGACGCCCGGCTCTTCACGGCCGTGCGCCGGCCCGCCTACGTCGACGGCGCACCGGTCGACATCGGCCTGGTCGGCGACGTGGACGCGGTGAACCCCTCGGCGGTGGCCGACATCATCGCCGCCGGCCGGATCCCGGTCATCTCCACGGTGGCGCCCGACGTCGACGGGGTCCTGCACAACCTCAACTCCGACACCGCCGCCGCCGCGCTCGCCGTGGCACTGCGGGCCCGCAAACTGGTCGTGCTCACCGACGTACCCGGCCTGTACGCGGACTGGCCCGACACCAGCAGCCTGATCTCCGAGATCGGCACCGACCGGCTCGCCGCGTTGCTACCCCGGCTGGAGTCCGGCATGGTGCCCAAGATGGAGGCCTGCCTGCGGGCGGTGCGCGGCGGGGTGCCGGCCGCGCACGTGGTCGACGGCCGGGTCGCCCACTCCACCCTGCTGGAGGTCTTCACCTCCGAGGGCTTCGGCACCATGGTCGTCCCGGAGAGGGTCGCCCCGGGAAGCCCGAACGGCGACAGCAGCGCCAGCGACAGCACCGCAAGCGACGGCACGGAAGAGGGAGCGGCATGA
- the argC gene encoding N-acetyl-gamma-glutamyl-phosphate reductase yields the protein MGIRVAVAGASGYAGGELLRLIAGHPEFDLVAATAHSQAGQPLVAVHPHLVGLDLVLGRTEPAALADADLVFLALPHGESGALAAALPDSVRVVDLGADHRLRDAAAWGDYYGGPHAGAWTYGLPELPGQRAAIAGSTRVANTGCYAATITLALAPLIAAGAVDPHDVVVVAASGTSGAGRAAKAHLLASEVMGDLSPYKVGAHQHVPEIKQATGAASLSLTPVLAPMPRGILATVTARPAAAGPDPRTVLTDAYADAAFVHVLPEGAWPHTAATAGSNSCHLQAGVDRDSGRVIVVGALDNLGKGAAGQAVQCANLMLGLPETAGLSVWGTAP from the coding sequence ATGGGAATTCGGGTTGCGGTGGCCGGGGCCAGTGGATACGCGGGCGGCGAGCTGCTGCGTCTGATCGCCGGGCACCCCGAGTTCGACCTGGTCGCCGCCACCGCGCACAGCCAGGCCGGCCAGCCGCTGGTCGCCGTACACCCGCACCTGGTCGGGCTCGACCTGGTGCTGGGCCGGACCGAACCGGCGGCCCTGGCCGACGCGGACCTGGTCTTCCTGGCCCTGCCGCACGGCGAGTCCGGCGCCCTCGCGGCTGCCCTGCCCGACAGCGTCCGGGTCGTCGACCTCGGTGCCGACCACCGGCTGCGCGACGCCGCCGCCTGGGGCGACTACTACGGCGGCCCGCACGCCGGCGCCTGGACCTACGGGCTGCCGGAGCTGCCCGGCCAGCGGGCCGCGATCGCCGGCTCCACCCGGGTGGCCAACACCGGCTGCTACGCGGCCACCATCACCCTCGCGCTCGCCCCGCTCATCGCGGCCGGCGCCGTCGACCCGCACGACGTCGTCGTGGTGGCCGCCTCCGGCACCTCCGGCGCCGGCCGGGCCGCCAAGGCGCACCTGCTCGCCAGCGAGGTGATGGGCGACCTGAGCCCCTACAAGGTCGGCGCGCACCAGCACGTGCCGGAGATCAAACAGGCCACCGGCGCCGCGTCGCTGTCACTCACCCCCGTGCTCGCCCCGATGCCACGCGGCATCCTCGCCACCGTCACGGCCCGACCGGCCGCCGCCGGCCCCGACCCGCGCACGGTCCTGACCGACGCGTACGCCGACGCGGCGTTCGTGCACGTGCTGCCCGAGGGCGCCTGGCCGCACACCGCCGCCACCGCCGGGTCGAACTCCTGCCACCTGCAGGCAGGCGTCGACCGCGACTCCGGCCGGGTGATCGTGGTCGGCGCGCTGGACAACCTCGGCAAGGGCGCCGCCGGTCAGGCCGTGCAGTGCGCCAACCTGATGCTCGGCCTGCCGGAGACCGCCGGCCTGTCGGTCTGGGGGACCGCGCCATGA
- the argJ gene encoding bifunctional glutamate N-acetyltransferase/amino-acid acetyltransferase ArgJ, with the protein MTVTAPRGFRAAGVAAGLKSGGARDIALVVNDGPDATAAGVFTANRVKAAPVLWTQQVVKGGVVRAVLLNSGGANAGTGPAGFQDTHATAEHTAAALTGANARLRLGAGEVAICSTGLIGERLPMEKLLPGVRSAVRGLARDGGLAAAEAIMTTDTRPKTTVVSGTGWTVGGMAKGAGMLAPAMATMLSVLTTDAVAGPDALAEALRAASRVTFERVDSDGCLSTNDTVLLLASGASGIEPTQQELTAAVTAACHDLAQQLVADAEGATKQVAIEVVGADTEDDAVEVGRAVARNNLVKTALFGNDPNWGRILAAVGTTGAVFEPDAIDIAVNGVWVCQGGTAGESRHKVDLLARDVAIRIDLHAGTETATIWTNDLSHAYVHENSAYST; encoded by the coding sequence ATGACCGTCACCGCGCCGCGGGGATTCCGGGCCGCCGGAGTCGCCGCCGGGCTCAAGTCCGGCGGTGCCCGCGACATCGCCCTGGTCGTCAACGACGGACCCGACGCCACCGCGGCCGGGGTCTTCACCGCCAACCGGGTCAAGGCCGCGCCGGTGCTCTGGACCCAGCAGGTGGTCAAGGGCGGCGTGGTGCGGGCGGTGCTGCTCAACTCCGGCGGCGCCAACGCCGGCACCGGCCCGGCCGGCTTCCAGGACACCCACGCCACCGCCGAACACACCGCCGCCGCCCTGACCGGCGCCAACGCCCGGCTGCGGCTCGGTGCCGGCGAGGTGGCGATCTGCTCCACCGGGCTGATCGGCGAGCGGCTGCCGATGGAGAAGCTGCTGCCCGGGGTCCGGTCGGCGGTGCGCGGGCTGGCCCGCGACGGCGGCCTGGCCGCCGCCGAAGCGATCATGACCACCGACACCCGGCCGAAGACCACCGTGGTTTCCGGCACCGGCTGGACGGTCGGCGGGATGGCCAAGGGTGCCGGGATGCTGGCGCCGGCGATGGCCACCATGCTCAGCGTGCTGACCACCGATGCGGTCGCGGGACCGGACGCGCTGGCCGAGGCGCTGCGGGCGGCCAGCCGGGTCACCTTCGAACGGGTCGACTCCGACGGCTGCCTCTCCACGAACGACACCGTGCTGCTGCTGGCCAGCGGCGCGTCCGGGATCGAGCCGACCCAGCAGGAGCTGACCGCCGCCGTGACGGCGGCCTGCCACGACCTGGCCCAGCAGCTCGTGGCCGACGCGGAGGGCGCCACCAAGCAGGTCGCCATCGAAGTGGTCGGCGCCGACACCGAAGACGACGCGGTCGAGGTCGGCCGGGCGGTGGCCCGCAACAACCTGGTCAAGACGGCCCTGTTCGGCAACGACCCGAACTGGGGCCGGATCCTGGCCGCCGTCGGCACCACCGGCGCCGTCTTCGAACCGGACGCCATCGACATCGCGGTGAACGGGGTCTGGGTCTGCCAGGGCGGCACCGCCGGCGAGAGCCGGCACAAGGTCGACCTGCTCGCCCGGGACGTGGCCATCCGGATCGACCTGCACGCCGGCACCGAGACGGCCACCATCTGGACCAACGACCTGTCACACGCGTACGTGCACGAGAACTCGGCGTACTCGACATGA
- a CDS encoding class I SAM-dependent methyltransferase, whose translation MTDLPDWWLDEQAHAGAEHLDPAYVTGYERKAGHDPAPELELLRRHGLAADATLIDYGAGTGRFALAAAAHCARVVAVEVSPAMLGQLRAAVARSAATNVEVAPAGLLSYRHTGPPADLAYSRHALHQIPDFWKAVALTRIAAALRPGGLFYLRDLVYDFEPAQATERVEAWLAGASPSAATGWTREELAEHVRGEHSTFSWLLEPMLERAGFTIIEADRADYPGVYAAYLCVRR comes from the coding sequence ATGACCGATCTCCCCGACTGGTGGCTCGACGAGCAGGCGCACGCCGGCGCCGAACACCTGGACCCGGCGTACGTGACGGGCTACGAACGCAAGGCCGGCCATGACCCGGCGCCCGAGTTGGAGCTGCTGCGCCGGCACGGGTTGGCCGCGGACGCCACCCTGATCGATTACGGCGCCGGGACCGGCCGGTTCGCGCTGGCCGCCGCCGCGCACTGCGCCCGGGTCGTCGCCGTGGAGGTGTCGCCGGCGATGCTCGGCCAGCTCCGCGCCGCCGTGGCCCGCTCCGCCGCGACGAACGTCGAGGTCGCGCCGGCCGGCCTGCTGTCGTACCGGCACACCGGGCCGCCGGCCGACCTCGCCTACAGCCGGCACGCGCTGCACCAGATCCCGGACTTCTGGAAGGCGGTCGCGCTCACCCGGATCGCCGCGGCGCTGCGGCCGGGCGGGCTGTTCTACCTGCGCGACCTGGTCTACGACTTCGAGCCGGCCCAGGCCACCGAGCGGGTCGAGGCCTGGCTGGCCGGTGCATCACCGTCGGCCGCGACCGGTTGGACCAGAGAAGAGCTGGCCGAACACGTACGCGGCGAGCACAGCACGTTCAGCTGGCTGCTGGAGCCGATGCTGGAGCGGGCCGGCTTCACCATCATCGAGGCCGACCGCGCCGACTATCCGGGCGTCTACGCGGCATACCTCTGCGTACGCCGGTAG
- the argH gene encoding argininosuccinate lyase, with protein sequence MEGVDDRSLTENTSGPNRTSLWGGRFAGGPAEALARLSVSVQFDWRLAPYDLAGSRAHARVLAAAGLLDPDELGRMLAALDDLEAAVRTGTFRPTVEDEDVHTALERGLLERLGSLGGKLRAGRSRNDQVATDLRLYLRDHARMVARDLTELAAALVEQAGRHLDTPAPGMTHLQHAQPVTFGHWLLAHVHPLLRDLERLRDWDDRTAVSPLGAGALAGSSLPLDPGAVAKELGFRESFANSMDAVADRDFVAEFLFCTALLGVHLSRLGEEVVLWTSQQFGWVELDDAFATGSSIMPQKKNADIAELARGKSGRLVGGLVAVLTMLKGLPLTYDRDMQEDKEPAFDAVDTLALLLPALTGMISTMTVRVDRLAAAAPVGFSLATEVADWLVRRNVPFRDAHEITGRLVALCVARDCALDDVSDDDLRLVSDHLDPSVREVLSVGSALAARTTAGSTGPGPVADQLAAATEALAGWRAWATDPGT encoded by the coding sequence ATAGAGGGCGTGGACGACCGCAGCCTGACCGAGAACACCAGCGGACCGAACCGGACCAGCCTGTGGGGTGGCCGGTTCGCCGGCGGCCCCGCCGAGGCGCTGGCCCGGCTCTCGGTGAGCGTCCAGTTCGACTGGCGGCTCGCGCCGTACGACCTGGCCGGTTCCCGGGCGCACGCCCGGGTGCTGGCCGCCGCCGGCCTGCTCGACCCGGACGAGCTGGGTCGGATGCTCGCCGCGCTGGACGACCTGGAGGCGGCGGTCCGCACCGGCACCTTCCGGCCGACCGTCGAGGACGAGGACGTGCACACCGCGCTGGAGCGCGGCCTGCTGGAGCGGCTCGGCAGCCTCGGTGGCAAGCTGCGGGCGGGCCGGTCCCGTAACGACCAGGTCGCCACCGACCTGCGGCTCTACCTGCGCGACCACGCCCGGATGGTGGCCCGGGACCTGACCGAGCTGGCCGCCGCGCTGGTGGAGCAGGCCGGCCGGCACCTGGACACCCCGGCGCCGGGGATGACCCACCTGCAGCACGCCCAGCCGGTCACCTTCGGGCACTGGCTGCTCGCCCACGTACATCCGCTGCTGCGCGACCTGGAGCGGCTGCGCGACTGGGACGACCGGACGGCGGTCAGCCCGCTCGGCGCCGGCGCGCTGGCCGGCTCGTCGCTGCCGCTGGACCCCGGCGCGGTCGCCAAGGAGCTGGGCTTCCGGGAGTCGTTCGCCAACTCGATGGACGCCGTCGCCGACCGGGACTTCGTGGCCGAGTTCCTGTTCTGCACCGCCCTGCTCGGGGTGCACCTGTCCCGGCTCGGCGAGGAGGTGGTGCTCTGGACCTCGCAGCAGTTCGGCTGGGTGGAGCTGGACGACGCCTTCGCCACCGGCTCGTCGATCATGCCGCAGAAGAAGAACGCGGACATCGCCGAGCTGGCCCGAGGCAAGTCCGGCCGGCTGGTCGGCGGCCTGGTGGCGGTGCTGACCATGCTCAAAGGGCTGCCGCTGACCTACGACCGGGACATGCAGGAGGACAAGGAGCCGGCCTTCGACGCGGTGGACACGCTGGCACTGCTGCTGCCGGCGCTGACCGGGATGATCTCCACCATGACGGTACGGGTGGACCGGCTCGCCGCCGCCGCCCCGGTCGGCTTCTCGCTGGCCACCGAGGTGGCGGACTGGCTGGTCCGGCGCAACGTGCCGTTCCGCGACGCGCACGAGATCACCGGCCGGCTGGTGGCGCTCTGCGTGGCCCGCGACTGCGCGCTGGACGACGTCTCCGACGACGACCTGCGGCTGGTCAGCGACCACCTCGACCCGTCGGTGCGCGAGGTGCTCTCGGTCGGCTCGGCGCTGGCCGCCCGGACCACGGCCGGGTCCACCGGCCCCGGTCCGGTGGCCGACCAGCTCGCCGCCGCCACCGAGGCGCTCGCCGGCTGGCGTGCCTGGGCCACCGACCCCGGGACCTGA
- a CDS encoding arginine repressor — MTGPLTRTARHARIVELIRDKAVRSQTELAELLAGDGVQVTQATLSRDLEELGAVKVRGGDGPAVYLIPEDGKRPLRDAEQAPARLQRLLHELLTGVDASGNIAVLRTPPGAAHYLASALDRAGLPDVVGTIAGDDTILVVAREATGGAALGEKLAGWAAGADRLDSSDTVEGSTTS; from the coding sequence GTGACCGGGCCGCTGACCCGCACCGCCCGGCACGCCCGCATCGTCGAGCTGATCCGGGACAAGGCGGTCCGCTCGCAGACCGAGCTGGCGGAGCTGCTGGCCGGCGACGGCGTCCAGGTCACCCAGGCCACCCTGTCGCGGGACCTGGAGGAGCTGGGCGCGGTGAAGGTGCGCGGCGGCGACGGGCCGGCCGTCTACCTGATCCCGGAGGACGGCAAGCGCCCGCTGCGCGACGCCGAGCAGGCCCCGGCGCGGCTGCAACGGCTGCTGCACGAGCTGCTCACCGGCGTCGACGCCAGCGGCAACATCGCCGTGCTGCGCACCCCGCCGGGCGCCGCGCACTATTTGGCCAGCGCGCTCGACCGGGCCGGCCTGCCCGACGTCGTCGGCACCATCGCCGGCGACGACACCATTCTCGTCGTGGCCCGGGAGGCCACCGGCGGCGCCGCGCTGGGGGAGAAGCTCGCCGGCTGGGCCGCCGGGGCCGACCGGCTTGATTCATCTGACACCGTTGAGGGGAGCACCACATCATGA
- a CDS encoding NUDIX domain-containing protein, producing the protein MRMPRRYRRRSARVLLIDRADRILLLHSGSTELGYCWLTPGGGVNRWESVRRAAARELREEIGLVVPARTLAGPIASTSGHADLGWARGLFRDDFFVHRVDGHRVDTRRMEQLERSHHAGHRWWSVEELSGTADTVYPLGLVPLLTEVVAGRLPDRPVQLPWHH; encoded by the coding sequence ATGCGGATGCCGAGACGGTACCGGCGGCGGTCGGCGCGGGTGCTGCTGATCGACCGCGCGGACCGGATCCTGCTGCTGCACAGCGGCTCGACCGAGCTCGGGTACTGCTGGCTGACCCCCGGCGGCGGGGTGAACCGGTGGGAGTCGGTACGCCGGGCCGCCGCCCGGGAACTGCGCGAGGAGATCGGCCTGGTGGTGCCCGCCCGGACGCTCGCGGGCCCGATCGCCAGCACCTCCGGGCACGCCGACCTCGGCTGGGCCCGAGGGCTGTTCCGCGACGACTTCTTCGTCCACCGCGTCGACGGCCACCGGGTCGACACCCGGCGGATGGAACAGCTGGAACGCAGCCACCACGCCGGGCACCGCTGGTGGAGCGTCGAGGAGCTGTCCGGTACCGCCGACACCGTCTACCCGCTCGGGCTGGTGCCCCTGCTCACCGAGGTGGTGGCCGGCCGGCTACCCGACCGGCCGGTCCAGCTGCCCTGGCACCACTGA
- a CDS encoding PQQ-binding-like beta-propeller repeat protein yields MRYSWTGRWRTPLAGVLTLMVLLTTACGTAEPSGPEQPTAGRLTIDADTLTSDRALAHRLNDSLTFVDPVTGQQEEQLTLVEPEGVTDVEVRDATLLDTESETLAVFFYQANHPPDGLSPRRSEARLQVHSRATGQPIHDAAVRLPAEVADRGWSGVELVGTDPRGYAAFGLRNPRLPVDHPLLVVALQPHLRGWTATDRDCCARVAALAVGAGVLLTSRLTSAAVELRGYDVATGRPLWTHRYAHRAKSADHPQCAVPRDDTFVVMGRHVPLVVRADTGETVVARTGNTCMQVDPLGSTAVATDDGVAGYDLADGRRLWHLPPDQTTALRLRVHSVYQDRVYVSTETERLVLDALAGREVARDWELAPYRRHDGWFAAYTPLRLTGVAYPGTGPTPEPEPPPGAGPTAGP; encoded by the coding sequence GTGCGTTACTCCTGGACGGGCCGGTGGCGCACGCCCCTGGCCGGCGTACTGACACTGATGGTGCTGCTGACAACGGCCTGTGGGACGGCCGAACCATCCGGACCGGAGCAGCCCACCGCCGGCCGGCTGACCATCGACGCGGATACCCTCACCTCCGACCGCGCCCTCGCCCACCGGCTGAACGACTCGCTGACCTTCGTCGACCCGGTCACCGGCCAGCAGGAGGAGCAGCTCACCCTGGTCGAGCCCGAGGGAGTGACCGATGTCGAGGTTCGCGACGCGACGCTGCTGGACACCGAGTCGGAGACCCTGGCGGTCTTCTTCTACCAGGCCAATCATCCACCCGACGGGCTCAGCCCGCGGCGCAGCGAAGCGCGCCTGCAGGTGCACTCCCGGGCCACCGGCCAGCCGATCCACGACGCGGCGGTGCGGCTGCCGGCCGAGGTCGCCGACCGCGGCTGGTCCGGCGTCGAGCTGGTCGGCACCGATCCGCGGGGGTACGCGGCGTTCGGCCTGCGCAATCCCCGCCTCCCGGTCGACCACCCGCTGCTCGTCGTCGCCCTCCAGCCGCACCTGCGTGGCTGGACGGCGACGGACCGGGACTGCTGCGCCCGGGTCGCGGCGCTCGCGGTCGGTGCCGGGGTGCTACTGACCTCGCGCCTGACCTCCGCAGCGGTCGAGCTGCGTGGCTATGACGTCGCCACCGGCCGCCCGCTCTGGACCCACCGGTACGCCCACCGGGCGAAATCGGCCGACCACCCGCAGTGCGCGGTGCCCCGCGACGACACGTTCGTGGTGATGGGCCGGCACGTACCGCTGGTGGTCCGGGCCGACACCGGCGAGACCGTCGTGGCGCGGACCGGGAACACCTGCATGCAGGTGGACCCGCTGGGCTCCACCGCGGTGGCGACCGACGACGGCGTCGCCGGCTACGACCTGGCCGACGGCAGGCGGCTGTGGCACCTGCCGCCGGACCAGACCACGGCGCTGCGGCTACGGGTCCACTCGGTGTACCAGGACCGGGTCTACGTCAGCACCGAGACCGAGCGGCTGGTGCTCGACGCCCTGGCCGGTCGGGAGGTGGCCCGCGACTGGGAACTGGCCCCGTACCGGCGCCACGACGGCTGGTTCGCCGCGTACACCCCACTGCGCCTGACCGGGGTCGCCTACCCCGGCACCGGACCGACCCCGGAACCTGAACCGCCCCCCGGAGCCGGACCGACCGCCGGACCCTGA